The Apibacter raozihei genome contains a region encoding:
- a CDS encoding sugar transferase encodes MEIIRFIKLWDAQNTKKDFLGNPFSFSKFTLNIIDMKIVKQITDYMLALASLFLLIIPMLIIYIITCISTQNNGLFMQKRIGKGGKEFNLYKYRTMKGHYNTFVTTSQMNITPWGKILRKYKLDELPQIFNILKGEMSWVGPRPDVPGYADLLSGKSSIILTVKPGITGPAQLKYRNEQEILSKVSDPQKYNDEILWKDKVLINIDYIENWSMANDFKYIWQTLFS; translated from the coding sequence ATGGAAATTATCCGGTTCATTAAGCTCTGGGATGCACAAAATACTAAAAAGGATTTCTTAGGAAATCCTTTTTCTTTTAGTAAATTTACACTCAACATCATAGATATGAAGATTGTTAAACAGATTACCGATTATATGTTAGCACTGGCAAGTTTATTTTTATTAATAATTCCTATGTTAATTATTTATATAATAACTTGTATAAGTACACAAAATAATGGGTTGTTTATGCAAAAGAGAATTGGGAAAGGTGGGAAGGAGTTCAATTTATATAAATATAGAACTATGAAAGGACATTATAACACTTTTGTTACTACATCCCAAATGAATATTACACCATGGGGCAAAATATTAAGAAAATATAAGTTAGATGAGCTGCCTCAGATTTTTAATATACTAAAAGGAGAAATGTCATGGGTAGGGCCCAGGCCCGATGTTCCTGGGTATGCAGATTTACTTTCCGGGAAATCCAGCATTATTTTAACTGTAAAGCCAGGAATTACCGGTCCGGCACAATTAAAATACAGAAACGAACAGGAAATTTTGTCAAAAGTAAGTGATCCTCAGAAATATAATGATGAAATTCTTTGGAAGGATAAAGTTTTAATTAATATAGATTATATTGAAAACTGGAGTATGGCTAATGATTTTAAATATATATGGCAAACACTTTTTTCGTAA
- a CDS encoding ammonium transporter has translation MRKKILISVLVILGLVSLFSNYLFSSDTTTLTLTPAKFNHADVAWMLVASVLVFLMTPGVGFFYGGMVNSKNIISTIFQSFIAMVTITVLWFIFGFGLAFGPDLGGIIGNPIPNMFMRGVGTDSAWPGAPTIPILLFALFQLKFAIITPALISGGVAERIRFWGYLLFIIVFSIFIYSPLAHATWHPEGILAKAGVLDFAGGTVVHMSSGWAAFAGAIFLKKRRNTTLSAAQVPYVILGASLLWVGWFGFNAGSSFAANGLAVLAFANTTAASAVGAITWGFLEKINKQKLTSVGVCVGAVVGLVGITPAAGYVSIGHSLFIGLAASIVSFYMVRLFHKKGVDDTLDVFPCHGVGGMVGMLLTGVFADKSINEAVQHNGLFYGETTLFVTHFVAMMLVSAFAFFGTLLLLYLVNKIIPLRVDADKEELGLDISQHGEKVHHGNYPVH, from the coding sequence ATGAGAAAAAAAATATTAATATCGGTTTTAGTTATCTTAGGTTTGGTAAGTCTTTTTTCCAATTATTTGTTTTCCTCAGATACAACTACACTAACGCTTACACCTGCTAAATTTAATCATGCAGATGTAGCATGGATGTTGGTTGCTTCAGTTTTAGTTTTTTTAATGACACCAGGTGTCGGCTTCTTTTATGGGGGTATGGTAAATAGTAAAAATATAATAAGCACTATTTTTCAGAGTTTTATAGCAATGGTCACTATAACCGTATTATGGTTTATTTTTGGTTTTGGACTTGCTTTCGGCCCTGATTTAGGGGGTATTATAGGTAATCCGATACCCAATATGTTTATGAGAGGAGTGGGTACCGATTCAGCCTGGCCCGGAGCTCCTACAATTCCTATATTGTTATTTGCTTTATTTCAGTTAAAATTTGCAATAATTACTCCCGCATTAATTTCTGGGGGAGTAGCAGAAAGAATACGATTTTGGGGATATTTATTATTTATAATAGTTTTTTCAATATTTATTTATTCACCATTAGCTCACGCTACCTGGCATCCGGAAGGGATTTTGGCAAAAGCCGGAGTTCTGGATTTTGCCGGTGGAACTGTGGTTCATATGAGTTCTGGCTGGGCAGCTTTTGCCGGTGCTATATTTCTGAAAAAAAGAAGAAATACGACATTATCAGCTGCTCAGGTCCCGTATGTAATTTTAGGAGCTAGCTTATTATGGGTGGGCTGGTTTGGTTTTAATGCAGGTTCTTCCTTTGCTGCTAACGGACTCGCAGTGTTAGCCTTTGCTAATACAACAGCAGCATCAGCTGTCGGCGCAATAACCTGGGGTTTTCTTGAAAAAATTAATAAGCAAAAGTTAACTTCTGTTGGAGTTTGTGTGGGGGCTGTTGTAGGTTTAGTAGGAATTACTCCCGCAGCAGGTTATGTGTCTATTGGACATTCATTATTTATTGGTTTGGCAGCAAGTATAGTCAGCTTCTATATGGTTCGATTATTTCATAAGAAAGGAGTTGATGATACATTGGATGTTTTTCCGTGTCATGGAGTAGGAGGAATGGTTGGAATGTTATTAACCGGAGTGTTTGCAGATAAGTCAATAAACGAAGCAGTACAACACAATGGACTGTTTTATGGAGAAACGACTTTATTCGTTACTCATTTTGTTGCTATGATGTTGGTTTCTGCTTTTGCATTTTTTGGTACATTGCTTTTGCTTTATCTGGTAAATAAAATTATACCTTTAAGGGTAGATGCAGACAAAGAGGAATTAGGTTTGGATATATCCCAACATGGTGAAAAGGTGCATCATGGAAATTATCCGGTTCATTAA
- a CDS encoding septal ring lytic transglycosylase RlpA family protein: MNTSNTSYSRATVSWYGRKFHGKKTASGEVYNMRKLTAAHKTLPFGTRVKIINPETHKKVIVRITDRGPFVAGRDFDLSRKAFKKISDLNKGVIKIQYKVIKK; the protein is encoded by the coding sequence ATGAACACATCAAATACATCGTACTCTAGAGCAACCGTAAGTTGGTACGGGCGTAAGTTTCATGGTAAAAAAACTGCAAGTGGAGAGGTTTACAATATGAGAAAGTTAACAGCAGCTCATAAAACTCTTCCTTTTGGTACCCGAGTGAAAATAATAAATCCGGAAACGCATAAAAAGGTTATTGTCAGGATTACAGATAGAGGGCCTTTCGTTGCAGGTAGAGATTTCGATTTAAGTCGAAAGGCTTTTAAAAAAATTTCTGATCTGAATAAAGGGGTTATTAAAATACAGTATAAAGTAATTAAAAAATAA
- a CDS encoding WG repeat-containing protein, which translates to MKIIILYILLLFTYKTMSSQTINLQIFYDSNNVKFGLKNEKGEVQIPAQWDSLTKINSYFYIGKKSGFVYTYRYDESLNELIRINYKIAEPAIYSNHLVIVQPYGKDILKGVITIHGEEILPSFYSNIRITEHYILAEIDKKISVFDLQGKKIFSEKYNYIHVKDNYIYAKIDDNRFPNKEKYVVYTPQLKIITHPDWNIEGTFGKDGLLMIETLTKEKFYIDYNGNIKIPPTSKINFESPFSNGYAIISSGKTDKKFGFMNTVGEIVIPAEYDEVSPFQIHYAYFFKKNKQIFTEGLIDSGNKIKKIFPNKVISKSVYYDTNETTYYLSTGETYDADGKLKDDLHPIR; encoded by the coding sequence ATGAAAATTATAATTTTATACATACTTCTTTTATTTACATATAAGACCATGTCTTCACAAACTATAAACCTTCAAATCTTTTATGATAGTAATAATGTAAAATTCGGTCTGAAAAATGAAAAAGGTGAAGTACAAATTCCTGCGCAGTGGGACTCGTTAACAAAAATTAATTCTTATTTTTATATAGGTAAAAAATCTGGTTTCGTTTATACATATCGATATGATGAGTCTTTAAACGAATTAATAAGAATTAATTATAAAATTGCTGAACCTGCTATTTATTCAAATCATTTAGTAATTGTACAACCATACGGCAAAGATATACTCAAGGGAGTAATTACAATTCATGGTGAAGAAATTCTTCCTTCTTTTTATTCAAACATTAGAATTACAGAGCATTATATATTAGCTGAAATTGATAAAAAAATATCTGTTTTTGATCTACAAGGAAAAAAGATATTCTCTGAAAAATATAACTATATTCATGTAAAAGATAATTATATATATGCTAAAATTGATGATAACCGTTTTCCTAATAAAGAAAAATATGTGGTTTACACCCCACAGTTAAAAATAATAACTCATCCAGATTGGAACATTGAAGGTACATTTGGAAAAGATGGCTTATTAATGATAGAAACATTGACTAAGGAAAAATTTTATATAGATTATAACGGAAATATCAAAATCCCCCCCACTTCTAAAATTAATTTTGAAAGTCCTTTTTCCAATGGATACGCAATTATTTCCTCTGGCAAAACAGACAAAAAATTCGGTTTTATGAACACAGTAGGCGAAATCGTTATTCCTGCTGAATATGATGAAGTAAGCCCTTTTCAAATTCATTATGCGTACTTTTTTAAAAAAAATAAGCAAATTTTCACAGAAGGACTTATTGACAGTGGAAATAAAATAAAAAAGATATTTCCAAACAAAGTTATTAGCAAATCAGTATACTATGATACTAATGAGACAACCTATTATTTATCCACTGGAGAGACATACGATGCTGACGGTAAATTAAAAGATGATTTACATCCTATCCGATGA
- the lysS gene encoding lysine--tRNA ligase: MQLSEQELIRREKLQKLKEAGIEAYPADEYKITNSTQKIKEHFKEGEKVRVAGRIMSNRIQGKAGFSELQDSEGRIQLYFNRDVLCPDDDKFKYNDFYKKLLDLGDFIGVEGELFVTKMGEKTIMVNDFTLLSKVLRPLPLPKTDEEGNVHDAFNDPELRYRMRYVDLVVNPQVKDIFVKRTRLFNAMRNFFNDRGYFEVETPILQSIPGGAAARPFITHHNALNIPLYLRIANELYLKRLIVGGFDGVYEFSKNFRNEGMDRTHNPEFTAMEIYVAYKDYNWMMDFTEQLLEHCAIAVNGTSKATFGEHTIDFKAPYPRVSMTDAIIKYTGFDITGKTEEELRIAAKGMGIEVNETMGKGKLIDEIFGEKCEGNFIQPTFITDYPKEMSPLTKKHRSNPDLTERFELMVCGKEIANAYSELNDPIDQRERFEEQLKLSEKGDDEAMFIDQDFLRALEFGMPPTSGLGIGMDRLIMFLTNNASIQEVLFFPQMKPEQTSSIELSEDEKIILSILENNNSSLNLTDLKSQAGLSGKKWDKSIKTLTKHSLVKVIVDGETKTVQLSD; the protein is encoded by the coding sequence ATGCAACTATCAGAACAAGAATTAATTCGTAGGGAAAAACTACAAAAGCTAAAAGAGGCAGGAATTGAAGCTTATCCTGCTGATGAATACAAAATCACAAATTCTACACAAAAAATAAAGGAGCATTTTAAGGAAGGAGAAAAGGTAAGAGTTGCCGGTAGAATCATGTCTAATCGTATTCAGGGTAAAGCTGGTTTTTCTGAACTTCAGGATAGTGAAGGTAGAATACAATTGTATTTTAACAGAGATGTTCTATGTCCGGACGACGATAAATTCAAGTATAACGATTTTTATAAAAAACTTCTGGATTTAGGAGATTTTATTGGGGTTGAGGGCGAACTTTTTGTAACAAAAATGGGTGAAAAAACCATTATGGTAAATGACTTTACTCTTTTATCTAAAGTTTTACGTCCTTTACCTTTACCTAAAACCGATGAAGAAGGAAACGTACACGATGCTTTTAATGATCCTGAACTCCGTTACCGGATGAGATATGTTGATTTGGTTGTAAATCCTCAGGTAAAAGATATTTTTGTTAAAAGAACGCGTCTTTTCAATGCTATGAGGAATTTTTTCAATGATCGTGGATACTTTGAAGTGGAAACGCCTATATTGCAATCTATTCCAGGGGGTGCAGCTGCAAGACCATTTATTACTCATCATAATGCTTTAAATATTCCTTTATATCTTCGAATAGCCAATGAACTTTATTTAAAAAGACTTATAGTTGGAGGATTTGACGGAGTTTACGAATTTTCTAAAAATTTTCGTAATGAAGGTATGGACAGAACCCATAATCCGGAGTTTACAGCAATGGAAATATATGTAGCCTACAAAGATTATAACTGGATGATGGACTTCACAGAACAGCTGCTTGAACATTGTGCTATTGCAGTAAACGGTACTTCCAAGGCTACATTCGGCGAACATACCATAGATTTTAAAGCACCTTATCCTCGTGTTTCTATGACTGATGCTATTATTAAATATACCGGTTTTGATATTACAGGAAAAACAGAAGAAGAACTAAGAATAGCTGCTAAAGGCATGGGTATTGAAGTTAATGAAACTATGGGGAAAGGAAAACTAATCGATGAAATTTTTGGCGAAAAATGTGAAGGTAATTTTATTCAACCGACATTTATTACCGATTATCCCAAAGAAATGTCTCCTTTAACCAAAAAACATCGTTCAAATCCAGATTTAACTGAACGATTTGAATTAATGGTTTGTGGAAAAGAAATCGCAAATGCTTATTCCGAGTTAAATGATCCTATTGATCAACGGGAGCGATTTGAAGAGCAGCTAAAATTATCGGAAAAAGGAGATGATGAAGCAATGTTTATAGATCAGGATTTTTTACGAGCGTTGGAATTTGGCATGCCTCCTACCTCAGGATTAGGTATTGGAATGGATCGTTTAATTATGTTTTTAACCAACAATGCATCTATTCAGGAAGTTTTATTCTTCCCTCAAATGAAACCCGAACAAACATCATCTATTGAATTATCTGAAGATGAGAAAATCATACTGAGTATTTTAGAAAACAATAACTCATCCCTAAATTTAACTGATTTAAAATCTCAGGCTGGATTAAGTGGGAAAAAATGGGATAAATCTATAAAAACACTTACTAAACACTCTTTAGTTAAAGTTATTGTTGATGGTGAAACTAAAACAGTTCAATTATCTGATTAA
- a CDS encoding TM2 domain-containing protein: MNKHYLMSKMKSSGTAYLCWFFFGIHYAYLGKFGLQILYWITLGGLGIWTFLDIFLIPGKVNSHNLKISRLIAEIERKEKEAEYARNLSMISSLSSKTSEDK, from the coding sequence ATGAACAAACACTATTTAATGTCTAAAATGAAATCCTCTGGAACTGCATATTTATGCTGGTTTTTCTTTGGCATACACTATGCATATTTAGGGAAATTCGGTTTACAAATTTTATATTGGATTACCCTTGGCGGATTGGGAATTTGGACTTTTTTAGATATATTTTTAATTCCTGGTAAAGTGAATTCTCACAATTTGAAAATATCCCGTTTGATAGCAGAAATTGAAAGAAAAGAAAAAGAAGCTGAATATGCCAGAAATTTATCTATGATATCTTCCCTATCAAGTAAAACGTCTGAAGATAAATAA